The Apostichopus japonicus isolate 1M-3 chromosome 20, ASM3797524v1, whole genome shotgun sequence genome contains a region encoding:
- the LOC139961522 gene encoding dystroglycan 1-like isoform X3 produces MSCYWLVLTCHLSKGQKTFVFEKTEETIGCITNSICNSNPNQNTTVNFHDSLDTHSLSQTRSIRSTPVLPSLPHLTSSPMFSSASTVAMTSLLPTIQTSSHISPSLVSSRYSSEIVSSSYSLPTTTAVPTDGVTTFKPTPSTVSVNGVPILLNPIDIIVLTSGEVFKYHIPTDTFYDKEDGNTRNLSLSLMDEDYRSITSSSWIFLDQESQSLEGIVVGEDLISETNQFYLAATNSAGRVAYDALTVEVRANEAEYSHQFQVNLSLNYSVFQENVTALYQFFTRLSFHYGSELSELNVFSVVSGSVIITYSNDSIPKTFCDLNSIQVAMGLMVEDNGSVKPEFQETLGRQFPVTSVKLKLIGRCVSFITTSPPDVSFIPQTAQHKLWLSMSTAFIALLCLLLCGFLVYLYSRNKHPGEELLLSNEKPVYIGARKPVILANERSIRRNPRRSYPAVLPDDISPFKPQVKADIEIPLRRLPSDPFLQAQGFDNPVQRIPPPVYCPNPNGGALGGRSLGGRGNPPAYQAPPPYFPPNSYMENKL; encoded by the exons ATTCCCTGGACACACACTCCTTGAGCCAGACAAGGTCCATCAGATCTACCCCAGTCTTACCAAGCCTACCACACCTGACATCATCTCCTATGTTCAGCTCAGCCTCTACAGTTGCCATGACATCGTTACTACCAACGATACAGACTTCAAGTCATATCAGCCCATCACTGGTTTCTTCTAGATACAGTTCTGAGATTGTTTCAAGTTCCTATTCTTTGCCTACAACGACAGCTGTCCCCACAGATGGGGTCACCACCTTCAAGCCTACTCCTTCAACAG tttcagttAATGGAGTTCCCATCCTGCTAAATCCAATAGATATTATTGTATTGACGTCTGGTGAAGTATTTAAGTATCATATACCAACAGATACATTCTACGACAAAGAAGATGGAAATACACGCAACCTCTCGTTGTCATTAATGGATGAGGACTATCGGAGTATTACCTCATCGTCATGGATATTTTTGGATCAAGAAAGTCAGTCTTTAGAGGGCATAGTTGTTGGTGAAGATTTGATAAGTGAAACTAACCAGTTTTATTTAGCAGCAACAAACTCTGCTGGACGTGTAGCTTATGATGCTTTGACCGTCGAAGTAAGAGCAAATGAAGCAGAATACTCCCATCAGTTTCAAGTCAACCTTTCCCTGAATTATTCTGTATTTCAGGAAAATGTTACAGCATTGTATCAATTTTTTACAAGACTTTCTTTTCACTACGGTTCAGAATTGTCCGAGTTGAATGTATTCTCGGTGGTAAGTGGTTCTGTAATCATAACCTACAGCAACGATAGTATCCCTAAAACATTTTGTGATCTAAATAGTATCCAGGTAGCTATGGGCTTGATGGTGGAAGATAATGGATCTGTTAAACCTGAGTTTCAGGAAACCTTGGGAAGACAGTTCCCAGTTACATCAGTTAAATTGAAGTTGATTGGTCGATGTGTTAGTTTTATCACCACCTCTCCTCCGGACGTTAGCTTCATTCCTCAAACAGCACAGCATAAACTCTGGCTCTCAATGTCAACAGCATTCATTGCATTACTCTGCCTTCTTCTCTGTGGATTCTTGGTTTATCTTTATTCAAGAAACAAACACCCTGGAGAGGAATTGCTGTTGTCGAATGAGAAACCTGTTTATATCGGAGCCAGGAAACCTGTCATCTTAGCGAATGAAAGGAGCATCAGAAGGAATCCCAGGAGATCTTACCCGGCTGTACTGCCTGATGATATTAGTCCATTCAAACCTCAAGTTAAGGCAGATATTGAAATACCTCTCAGGAGATTACCAAGTGATCCGTTTCTCCAAGCCCAAGGATTTGATAATCCTGTACAAAGGATACCTCCTCCTGTTTATTGTCCTAACCCTAATGGTGGGGCATTAGGGGGGAGGTctttaggggggaggggaaaccCACCAGCATATCAGGCACCTCCCCCCTACTTCCCTCCAAATTCATATATGGAAAACAAATTATGA